From Nomascus leucogenys isolate Asia chromosome 15, Asia_NLE_v1, whole genome shotgun sequence, a single genomic window includes:
- the HTR3A gene encoding 5-hydroxytryptamine receptor 3A isoform X2: protein MPLWVQQALLALLLPTLLAQGEARRSRNTTRPALLRLSDYLLTNYRKGVRPVRDWRKPTTVSIDVIVYAILNVDEKNQVLTTYIWYRQYWTDEFLQWNPEDFDNITKLSIPTDSIWVPDILINEFVDVGKSPNIPYVYIRHQGEVQNYKPLQVVTACSLDIYNFPFDVQNCSLTFTSWLHTIQDINISLWRLPEKVKSDRSVFMNQGEWELLGVLPYFREFSMESSDYYAEMKFYVVIRRRPLFYVVSLLLPSIFLMVMDIVGFYLPPNSGERVSFKITLLLGYSVFLIIVSDTLPATAIGTPLIGVYFVVCMALLVISLAETIFIVRLVHKQDLQQPVPAWLRHLVLERIAWLLCLREQSTSQRPPATSQATKTDDCSAMRNHCSHMGSPQDLEKSPRDRCSPPPPPREASLAVCGLLQELSSIRQFLEKRDEIREVARDWLRVGSVLDKLLFHIYLLAVLAYSITLVMLWSIWQCA from the exons ATGCCGCTGTGGGTCCAGCAGGCGCTGCTCGCCTTGCTCCTCCCCACACTCCTGGCACAGGGAGAAG CCAGGAGGAGCCGAAACACCACCAGGCCCGCTCTGCTGAGGCTGTCAGATTACCTTTTGACCAACTACAGGAAGGGCGTGCGCCCTGTGAGGGACTGGAGGAAGCCAACCACCGTATCCATTGACGTCATCGTCTATGCCATCCTCAACGTG gATGAGAAGAATCAGGTGCTGACCACCTACATCTGGTACCGGCAG TACTGGACTGATGAGTTTCTCCAGTGGAATCCTGAGGACTTTGACAACATCACCAAGTTGTCCATCCCCACAGACAGCATCTGGGTCCCGGACATTCTCATCAATGAGTT CGTGGATGTGGGGAAGTCTCCAAATATCCCGTACGTGTATATTCGGCATCAAGGCGAAGTTCAGAACTACAAGCCCCTTCAGGTGGTGACTGCCTGCAGCCTCGACATCTACAACTTCCCCTTCGACGTCCAGAACTGCTCGCTGACCTTTACCAGCTGGCTGCACACCA TCCAGGACATCAACATCTCTTTGTGGCGCTTGCCAGAAAAGGTGAAATCCGACAGGAGTGTCTTCATGAACCAGGGAGAGTGGGAGTTGCTGGGGGTGCTGCCCTACTTTCGGGAGTTCAGCATGGAAAGCAGTGACTACTATGCAGAAATGAAGTTCTAT GTGGTCATCCGCCGGCGGCCCCTCTTCTATGTGGTCAGCCTGCTGCTGCCCAGCATCTTCCTCATGGTCATGGACATCGTGGGCTTCTACCTGCCCCCCAACAGTGGCGAGAGGGTCTCTTTCAAGATCACACTCCTCCTGGGCTACTCGGTCTTCCTGATCATCGTTTCTGACACACTGCCTGCCACTGCCATCGGCACTCCTCTCATTG GTGTCTACTTTGTGGTGTGCATGGCTCTGCTGGTGATAAGTTTGGCCGAGACCATCTTCATTGTGCGGCTGGTGCACAAGCAAGACCTGCAGCAGCCCGTGCCTGCTTGGCTGCGTCACCTGGTTCTGGAGAGAATCGCCTGGCTACTCTGCCTGAGGGAGCAGTCAACTTCCCAGAGGCCCCCAGCCACCTCCCAAGCCACCAAGACTGATGACTGCTCAG CTATGAGAAACCACTGCAGCCACATGGGAAGTCCCCAGGACTTGGAGAAGAGCCCCAGGGACAGATGtagccctcccccaccacctCGGGAGGCCTCGCTGGCGGTGTGTGGGCTGCTGCAGGAGCTGTCCTCCATCCGGCAATTCCTGGAAAAGCGGGATGAGATCAGAGAGGTGGCCCGAGACTGGCTGCGCGTGGGCTCCGTGCTGGACAAGCTGCTATTCCACATTTACCTGCTGGCGGTGCTGGCCTACAGCATCACCCTGGTTATGCTCTGGTCTATCTGGCAGTGCGCTTGA
- the HTR3A gene encoding 5-hydroxytryptamine receptor 3A isoform X1, with protein sequence MPLWVQQALLALLLPTLLAQGEARRSRNTTRPALLRLSDYLLTNYRKGVRPVRDWRKPTTVSIDVIVYAILNVDEKNQVLTTYIWYRQYWTDEFLQWNPEDFDNITKLSIPTDSIWVPDILINEFVDVGKSPNIPYVYIRHQGEVQNYKPLQVVTACSLDIYNFPFDVQNCSLTFTSWLHTIQDINISLWRLPEKVKSDRSVFMNQGEWELLGVLPYFREFSMESSDYYAEMKFYVVIRRRPLFYVVSLLLPSIFLMVMDIVGFYLPPNSGERVSFKITLLLGYSVFLIIVSDTLPATAIGTPLIGKASPGSRAQSGEKPTPSHLLHVSLASALGCTGVYFVVCMALLVISLAETIFIVRLVHKQDLQQPVPAWLRHLVLERIAWLLCLREQSTSQRPPATSQATKTDDCSAMRNHCSHMGSPQDLEKSPRDRCSPPPPPREASLAVCGLLQELSSIRQFLEKRDEIREVARDWLRVGSVLDKLLFHIYLLAVLAYSITLVMLWSIWQCA encoded by the exons ATGCCGCTGTGGGTCCAGCAGGCGCTGCTCGCCTTGCTCCTCCCCACACTCCTGGCACAGGGAGAAG CCAGGAGGAGCCGAAACACCACCAGGCCCGCTCTGCTGAGGCTGTCAGATTACCTTTTGACCAACTACAGGAAGGGCGTGCGCCCTGTGAGGGACTGGAGGAAGCCAACCACCGTATCCATTGACGTCATCGTCTATGCCATCCTCAACGTG gATGAGAAGAATCAGGTGCTGACCACCTACATCTGGTACCGGCAG TACTGGACTGATGAGTTTCTCCAGTGGAATCCTGAGGACTTTGACAACATCACCAAGTTGTCCATCCCCACAGACAGCATCTGGGTCCCGGACATTCTCATCAATGAGTT CGTGGATGTGGGGAAGTCTCCAAATATCCCGTACGTGTATATTCGGCATCAAGGCGAAGTTCAGAACTACAAGCCCCTTCAGGTGGTGACTGCCTGCAGCCTCGACATCTACAACTTCCCCTTCGACGTCCAGAACTGCTCGCTGACCTTTACCAGCTGGCTGCACACCA TCCAGGACATCAACATCTCTTTGTGGCGCTTGCCAGAAAAGGTGAAATCCGACAGGAGTGTCTTCATGAACCAGGGAGAGTGGGAGTTGCTGGGGGTGCTGCCCTACTTTCGGGAGTTCAGCATGGAAAGCAGTGACTACTATGCAGAAATGAAGTTCTAT GTGGTCATCCGCCGGCGGCCCCTCTTCTATGTGGTCAGCCTGCTGCTGCCCAGCATCTTCCTCATGGTCATGGACATCGTGGGCTTCTACCTGCCCCCCAACAGTGGCGAGAGGGTCTCTTTCAAGATCACACTCCTCCTGGGCTACTCGGTCTTCCTGATCATCGTTTCTGACACACTGCCTGCCACTGCCATCGGCACTCCTCTCATTGGTAAGGCCTCTCCTGGTAGCAGAGCTCAGTCTGGTGAGAAAcccaccccctcccacctcctgcaTGTGTCTCTTGCCTCTGCCCTGGGCTGCACAGGTGTCTACTTTGTGGTGTGCATGGCTCTGCTGGTGATAAGTTTGGCCGAGACCATCTTCATTGTGCGGCTGGTGCACAAGCAAGACCTGCAGCAGCCCGTGCCTGCTTGGCTGCGTCACCTGGTTCTGGAGAGAATCGCCTGGCTACTCTGCCTGAGGGAGCAGTCAACTTCCCAGAGGCCCCCAGCCACCTCCCAAGCCACCAAGACTGATGACTGCTCAG CTATGAGAAACCACTGCAGCCACATGGGAAGTCCCCAGGACTTGGAGAAGAGCCCCAGGGACAGATGtagccctcccccaccacctCGGGAGGCCTCGCTGGCGGTGTGTGGGCTGCTGCAGGAGCTGTCCTCCATCCGGCAATTCCTGGAAAAGCGGGATGAGATCAGAGAGGTGGCCCGAGACTGGCTGCGCGTGGGCTCCGTGCTGGACAAGCTGCTATTCCACATTTACCTGCTGGCGGTGCTGGCCTACAGCATCACCCTGGTTATGCTCTGGTCTATCTGGCAGTGCGCTTGA
- the HTR3A gene encoding 5-hydroxytryptamine receptor 3A isoform X3 encodes MHRSFLQARRSRNTTRPALLRLSDYLLTNYRKGVRPVRDWRKPTTVSIDVIVYAILNVDEKNQVLTTYIWYRQYWTDEFLQWNPEDFDNITKLSIPTDSIWVPDILINEFVDVGKSPNIPYVYIRHQGEVQNYKPLQVVTACSLDIYNFPFDVQNCSLTFTSWLHTIQDINISLWRLPEKVKSDRSVFMNQGEWELLGVLPYFREFSMESSDYYAEMKFYVVIRRRPLFYVVSLLLPSIFLMVMDIVGFYLPPNSGERVSFKITLLLGYSVFLIIVSDTLPATAIGTPLIGVYFVVCMALLVISLAETIFIVRLVHKQDLQQPVPAWLRHLVLERIAWLLCLREQSTSQRPPATSQATKTDDCSAMRNHCSHMGSPQDLEKSPRDRCSPPPPPREASLAVCGLLQELSSIRQFLEKRDEIREVARDWLRVGSVLDKLLFHIYLLAVLAYSITLVMLWSIWQCA; translated from the exons ATGCATAGGTCCTTTCTACAAG CCAGGAGGAGCCGAAACACCACCAGGCCCGCTCTGCTGAGGCTGTCAGATTACCTTTTGACCAACTACAGGAAGGGCGTGCGCCCTGTGAGGGACTGGAGGAAGCCAACCACCGTATCCATTGACGTCATCGTCTATGCCATCCTCAACGTG gATGAGAAGAATCAGGTGCTGACCACCTACATCTGGTACCGGCAG TACTGGACTGATGAGTTTCTCCAGTGGAATCCTGAGGACTTTGACAACATCACCAAGTTGTCCATCCCCACAGACAGCATCTGGGTCCCGGACATTCTCATCAATGAGTT CGTGGATGTGGGGAAGTCTCCAAATATCCCGTACGTGTATATTCGGCATCAAGGCGAAGTTCAGAACTACAAGCCCCTTCAGGTGGTGACTGCCTGCAGCCTCGACATCTACAACTTCCCCTTCGACGTCCAGAACTGCTCGCTGACCTTTACCAGCTGGCTGCACACCA TCCAGGACATCAACATCTCTTTGTGGCGCTTGCCAGAAAAGGTGAAATCCGACAGGAGTGTCTTCATGAACCAGGGAGAGTGGGAGTTGCTGGGGGTGCTGCCCTACTTTCGGGAGTTCAGCATGGAAAGCAGTGACTACTATGCAGAAATGAAGTTCTAT GTGGTCATCCGCCGGCGGCCCCTCTTCTATGTGGTCAGCCTGCTGCTGCCCAGCATCTTCCTCATGGTCATGGACATCGTGGGCTTCTACCTGCCCCCCAACAGTGGCGAGAGGGTCTCTTTCAAGATCACACTCCTCCTGGGCTACTCGGTCTTCCTGATCATCGTTTCTGACACACTGCCTGCCACTGCCATCGGCACTCCTCTCATTG GTGTCTACTTTGTGGTGTGCATGGCTCTGCTGGTGATAAGTTTGGCCGAGACCATCTTCATTGTGCGGCTGGTGCACAAGCAAGACCTGCAGCAGCCCGTGCCTGCTTGGCTGCGTCACCTGGTTCTGGAGAGAATCGCCTGGCTACTCTGCCTGAGGGAGCAGTCAACTTCCCAGAGGCCCCCAGCCACCTCCCAAGCCACCAAGACTGATGACTGCTCAG CTATGAGAAACCACTGCAGCCACATGGGAAGTCCCCAGGACTTGGAGAAGAGCCCCAGGGACAGATGtagccctcccccaccacctCGGGAGGCCTCGCTGGCGGTGTGTGGGCTGCTGCAGGAGCTGTCCTCCATCCGGCAATTCCTGGAAAAGCGGGATGAGATCAGAGAGGTGGCCCGAGACTGGCTGCGCGTGGGCTCCGTGCTGGACAAGCTGCTATTCCACATTTACCTGCTGGCGGTGCTGGCCTACAGCATCACCCTGGTTATGCTCTGGTCTATCTGGCAGTGCGCTTGA